The following are encoded together in the candidate division KSB1 bacterium genome:
- a CDS encoding T9SS type A sorting domain-containing protein, with translation MMKNLMTTLAAVLLIISVVQSQPLDLVIDAQKDAWYEQLTGPADGFIIIPAACYNTNGQPNDDADLSAKLWTAWDENYLYFYQEVKDNVVHLNNPTSWQNDILEMYFDPDPAAAKATGQIGITITALDSADVENPANLTGVMNLTGNGMAAGNVVSKEDYARRLTEDGYILEGRIKWEWIKATDGRNPITPAVGNIFGLATMNHDNDVAQREGSITWATIMDDAVWNQPPMHGKVEFLENNKLKFSAENAITGVKNPLAPLYEPNGLPEPWLTMDIGDVAAAGSAEFADDKFTVTGSGADIWGTKDGFRFVFQTVTGDVEITAYLESLTKSDPWTKGALMIRDALNDSSAHAIVALASDNGEAFQWRPAPGKESNHIAGVTTVVPPKWLKLQRIGDVFAGYTSPDGVKWDFIGRATIPMSGQVYVGMAVTAHNNGALSTAVYSNVEINRSPVTPELNFNMVIDGQRDPWYKFLSGPDNGYIVIPAAAYNDNGQPDNAADLSASLWTAWDETYLYVYEEVKDNKVNVNNPTSWQNDVLELYFDPDPSQPVTTGQIGITITALDTPDVDPANWSGITNLTGNGGATGNVVTKEDYARTKISGGYAIEARIKWEWLKDATRSLTPEVGKIFGLAIMNHDNDVDKREGSISWATVLKDNVWNTPANHGTVEFLPDHQLKMTPVSPRDPALSNPLAPLYVPTSLPADWLTMNLGAVPAPGSVTESSGTWTVAGAGADIGGTEDAFRFAFQVRSGDIELTAKLESLTKSDPWTKAGLMIRDDLTPNSAYAFICLASDNGEHFQYRTKAGQESQDAAGEPKVKAPRFVKIVRIGDLLQGWTSVDGKAWLKVGQTEIKMTGQIYVGMAVTAHHATKTSTAVFSGVQFKTKPTAVEEKISDRLPDSYELLQNYPNPFNPTTTLSFSLPVDDKVKLAVYDILGREVRVLVDGKLTAGVYRYEFDAADLPSGVYFYRLKTANHTLTNKMMLIK, from the coding sequence ATGATGAAGAATTTGATGACTACTTTAGCTGCTGTTTTGCTCATCATCTCCGTCGTGCAAAGCCAACCGCTCGATCTCGTCATCGATGCGCAAAAGGACGCCTGGTACGAACAGCTGACCGGCCCGGCGGATGGTTTCATTATCATTCCGGCGGCCTGCTACAACACCAACGGGCAACCGAATGATGATGCGGATCTATCGGCCAAACTGTGGACCGCCTGGGATGAAAATTATTTGTACTTTTACCAAGAGGTAAAAGACAATGTCGTTCATCTCAACAATCCGACCTCCTGGCAGAACGACATACTCGAAATGTACTTTGACCCGGATCCTGCCGCTGCCAAGGCAACCGGCCAGATCGGCATTACCATAACGGCATTGGATTCGGCCGACGTCGAAAATCCGGCAAACTTGACCGGAGTTATGAACTTGACCGGCAACGGCATGGCGGCCGGAAATGTGGTATCCAAAGAAGATTATGCCCGGCGGTTGACCGAGGACGGCTATATACTCGAAGGCCGCATCAAGTGGGAGTGGATCAAGGCAACTGACGGCCGCAACCCCATCACGCCGGCTGTCGGCAACATTTTTGGTCTGGCGACCATGAACCACGACAACGACGTCGCGCAAAGAGAAGGATCGATCACCTGGGCGACGATCATGGATGATGCGGTTTGGAATCAGCCGCCGATGCACGGCAAAGTCGAATTCCTCGAGAACAACAAGCTGAAATTCAGCGCGGAAAACGCCATCACCGGCGTTAAAAATCCATTGGCACCGCTCTATGAGCCCAATGGGCTTCCCGAGCCGTGGTTGACCATGGATATCGGCGATGTAGCGGCAGCCGGCAGCGCCGAGTTTGCCGATGACAAATTTACCGTCACAGGCTCCGGCGCCGATATCTGGGGAACCAAAGACGGCTTTCGCTTTGTTTTCCAAACCGTAACCGGCGATGTGGAAATTACCGCCTATTTGGAATCTTTGACCAAGTCAGACCCGTGGACGAAAGGCGCCTTGATGATTCGTGACGCGCTTAACGACAGCTCGGCGCATGCCATTGTTGCGCTAGCTTCGGACAACGGCGAAGCGTTTCAGTGGCGCCCGGCCCCCGGAAAAGAGAGCAACCATATTGCCGGCGTCACTACGGTTGTGCCGCCCAAGTGGCTCAAACTGCAGCGCATCGGCGATGTGTTTGCCGGCTATACTTCTCCTGACGGCGTGAAATGGGATTTCATCGGCAGAGCGACGATTCCCATGAGCGGCCAGGTCTATGTCGGAATGGCCGTCACTGCTCACAACAACGGCGCTCTTTCGACTGCGGTCTATTCGAATGTCGAAATCAACCGCTCGCCGGTTACACCGGAGCTCAATTTCAACATGGTCATCGACGGTCAACGCGATCCATGGTACAAGTTCCTCAGCGGGCCCGATAACGGCTATATTGTCATTCCTGCTGCCGCTTATAACGACAACGGCCAGCCCGATAATGCCGCCGATCTTTCCGCCTCGCTATGGACGGCGTGGGATGAGACATATCTTTATGTCTACGAGGAAGTTAAGGACAACAAAGTGAACGTCAACAATCCCACCTCCTGGCAGAATGACGTGTTGGAGCTGTACTTTGATCCGGATCCTTCGCAACCGGTTACGACCGGCCAGATCGGCATCACCATCACGGCGCTTGACACGCCGGATGTGGACCCGGCAAATTGGAGCGGCATCACTAACCTGACCGGTAACGGCGGAGCAACCGGCAACGTCGTCACCAAAGAAGATTATGCCCGCACCAAAATTTCCGGCGGTTATGCCATCGAAGCGCGCATCAAGTGGGAGTGGTTGAAAGATGCCACCCGTTCTTTGACTCCCGAGGTCGGTAAAATCTTCGGCCTGGCCATTATGAATCACGACAACGACGTAGACAAACGGGAAGGCTCGATTTCCTGGGCAACCGTTTTGAAGGATAACGTCTGGAATACCCCGGCCAACCACGGAACCGTCGAGTTTCTACCCGACCATCAGCTCAAAATGACGCCGGTCAGCCCGAGAGATCCTGCCCTCAGCAATCCTCTGGCACCGCTCTATGTGCCGACCAGCCTGCCTGCGGACTGGCTGACGATGAACCTTGGAGCCGTGCCGGCTCCCGGAAGTGTCACCGAGAGCAGCGGCACGTGGACGGTTGCCGGAGCCGGAGCGGATATTGGGGGAACGGAAGATGCTTTCCGTTTCGCTTTCCAAGTTCGCAGCGGCGACATTGAACTGACCGCCAAGTTAGAGAGCCTGACCAAATCCGATCCGTGGACCAAAGCCGGGCTGATGATCCGCGACGACTTGACGCCCAACTCTGCTTACGCCTTTATCTGCCTGGCTTCGGACAACGGCGAGCATTTCCAGTATCGTACCAAAGCCGGTCAGGAAAGCCAAGATGCGGCAGGCGAACCGAAGGTCAAGGCGCCGCGCTTTGTCAAGATCGTTCGCATCGGTGACCTCTTGCAAGGATGGACTTCGGTGGACGGCAAAGCCTGGCTGAAGGTCGGGCAGACGGAGATCAAGATGACCGGTCAGATTTATGTCGGTATGGCGGTCACGGCTCATCACGCGACCAAGACCTCAACTGCCGTATTCTCGGGCGTGCAATTCAAGACCAAACCGACGGCAGTGGAAGAGAAAATCTCCGATCGCCTGCCGGACAGCTACGAGCTGTTGCAGAACTATCCGAACCCGTTCAATCCTACCACCACCCTCAGCTTCTCGCTGCCTGTCGATGATAAAGTCAAACTGGCTGTTTACGACATCCTCGGCCGCGAAGTCAGAGTGCTGGTGGACGGTAAATTGACGGCGGGCGTTTACCGCTACGAGTTCGATGCGGCCGACTTGCCGTCCGGCGTCTATTTCTACCGTCTGAAAACGGCCAATCACACTTTAACCAATAAAATGATGCTGATTAAATAG